A window of the Roseiconus lacunae genome harbors these coding sequences:
- a CDS encoding O-antigen ligase family protein: protein MTPVSRSTRLAHQMQWLVAVILTVLPILVAMDYGGVLAWTQSVAASAITVAVVIALVAKRVDRSDPIPPDNHVRQLLPSLVLFAIAAYATLQCVPLPNSIVSLISPANASSHVDWGGALLRSNSPEWIPISVAPLDSLHAAAWLAILAAVAFVVPTIYRNPRRSIWLLISVAFYGGVISAIGIARQWCPNFTLWSFHEGGEGSPFGTFFNRNNAALGINLGLASCVAIFLSRRHITTLNTAPRNVHPSRDKVRDPLAVASLAVATLCLCGLVYCGSRGGLIAMALSILIVAITFRSAIKPLTFPASIAFVGLIGMIAFDYFFSHDSLSSRWGLPTTSASITDRLNSDARLQHWPDAMRTAIAFFPFGSGVGTYGYAYLPWQESSSWRWFTHAENLWLEVIAETSVFGFLAILVCLWMLVNASRRLQTGASPLDQAYAATGVFLVPCLVVSQTLDFGLILPANSIVAVLLLTAVWSRSCPTILSHSKIDSQATRVIQSVTRWSCVAPRGVLATTAIIATVMIARTKLYHDGNSESAARTMNQALVEYPTDLSRLSQLSQQSKPLVDQSPTSELLKAYIDLEFQRGRLLELQMWGAGRLPKLRREMCYANTSQNYRRLAWRSDRSASVNVSRGGRAIEPLPALAPTSEAESAYRNAWRLTQQSLRHRPLAIEPRFHLVALEFVHRSPDQSKLALQQSAQLFKNTPELQLRAAMALANHGDYDQAIIAFRRALTLSPDRVGWVFGKAKRYANLPLDQIIPDDEQTRSAVEAYLQSRQLN from the coding sequence ATGACGCCTGTCAGCCGATCGACTCGCTTGGCGCATCAGATGCAATGGCTAGTCGCTGTGATCCTCACCGTCCTTCCGATCTTGGTCGCGATGGACTATGGGGGCGTCCTTGCGTGGACTCAATCCGTGGCCGCCTCTGCGATCACCGTTGCAGTCGTGATCGCGTTGGTCGCGAAACGTGTTGATCGAAGTGATCCAATACCGCCCGACAATCACGTCCGGCAACTTCTGCCGTCATTGGTTCTCTTCGCGATTGCCGCTTATGCGACCCTGCAATGTGTTCCACTTCCCAACTCAATCGTGTCACTCATCAGTCCGGCCAATGCGTCAAGCCATGTGGACTGGGGCGGAGCACTCCTCCGGTCAAACTCCCCGGAATGGATTCCGATCTCGGTCGCTCCCCTCGATTCGCTTCATGCGGCAGCATGGTTGGCCATTCTCGCGGCCGTCGCGTTTGTTGTCCCGACGATTTATCGCAACCCCCGTCGATCGATTTGGCTACTGATTTCCGTCGCGTTCTATGGCGGCGTGATTTCCGCGATCGGAATTGCCCGCCAATGGTGTCCCAACTTCACGTTGTGGAGCTTTCATGAAGGCGGTGAAGGCAGCCCGTTCGGCACGTTCTTCAACCGGAACAACGCAGCTCTTGGAATTAATCTGGGACTGGCAAGCTGTGTGGCGATCTTTCTCTCGCGGCGGCATATTACAACCCTCAACACGGCCCCGCGAAACGTTCATCCCTCCCGCGATAAGGTCCGTGATCCACTCGCCGTAGCATCGCTTGCCGTAGCAACTCTCTGTCTTTGCGGACTCGTCTATTGCGGTTCACGTGGAGGCTTGATCGCGATGGCACTGTCCATCTTAATAGTAGCGATTACGTTCCGCTCGGCAATCAAGCCGCTAACGTTCCCGGCATCAATCGCTTTCGTTGGTCTGATCGGGATGATCGCCTTCGATTACTTTTTTTCGCATGATTCGTTGAGCTCACGCTGGGGTCTGCCGACAACGTCCGCATCGATCACCGACCGACTGAACAGCGACGCTCGCCTGCAACACTGGCCGGATGCGATGCGAACGGCAATCGCGTTCTTCCCGTTCGGCAGCGGAGTCGGGACCTATGGATACGCTTACCTGCCTTGGCAAGAATCAAGTTCTTGGCGGTGGTTTACTCACGCTGAAAATCTTTGGTTAGAAGTAATCGCTGAAACATCTGTTTTCGGCTTCCTGGCGATCTTGGTGTGTCTGTGGATGCTCGTCAACGCATCCCGTCGATTGCAGACCGGAGCGAGTCCACTCGATCAAGCTTATGCGGCAACAGGCGTTTTCTTAGTTCCTTGTCTAGTCGTCAGCCAGACCTTGGACTTTGGGCTAATCCTGCCTGCGAACTCGATCGTTGCGGTGCTTCTTCTGACAGCGGTTTGGTCACGTTCGTGTCCGACAATTCTTTCCCATTCGAAAATTGATTCTCAGGCCACCAGAGTTATTCAAAGCGTCACCCGTTGGAGCTGCGTTGCCCCACGTGGTGTTTTAGCGACGACCGCGATCATAGCTACCGTGATGATCGCTCGGACGAAGCTTTACCACGACGGCAATTCCGAATCCGCAGCGCGAACGATGAACCAAGCCCTTGTTGAATACCCCACCGATCTGTCGCGGCTTTCACAATTGTCGCAACAGTCCAAGCCTCTCGTCGATCAATCGCCCACGTCGGAACTGCTAAAAGCCTATATCGATTTAGAATTCCAACGAGGCAGATTGTTGGAGCTACAGATGTGGGGAGCGGGGCGTCTACCCAAACTGCGCCGCGAGATGTGCTATGCGAATACCTCGCAAAACTACCGTCGCTTGGCATGGCGGAGTGATCGCAGTGCTTCCGTTAATGTCTCTCGCGGTGGACGTGCGATTGAACCCTTGCCGGCGCTCGCTCCAACAAGCGAAGCCGAATCCGCCTATCGCAATGCATGGCGATTGACCCAACAATCATTGCGTCATCGACCACTGGCCATCGAACCCCGATTCCATCTCGTTGCCCTCGAGTTCGTTCATCGATCCCCGGATCAAAGCAAACTTGCGTTGCAGCAATCGGCGCAGCTTTTCAAGAATACTCCGGAACTCCAGCTTCGAGCCGCGATGGCGTTAGCCAACCACGGTGACTATGACCAAGCAATCATCGCGTTTCGACGCGCCTTGACGCTATCGCCCGACCGAGTTGGCTGGGTTTTTGGTAAGGCAAAACGCTATGCCAACCTACCGCTCGACCAGATTATCCCTGACGACGAACAGACGCGATCGGCTGTGGAAGCCTATCTACAATCGCGCCAACTGAATTAG
- a CDS encoding GDP-mannose 4,6-dehydratase, giving the protein MKTALITGITGQDGSYLTELLISKGYSVHGIVRRSSTTVRARLDHLFHREDIYNKRLFLHYADLADTTTIRRIMLKCTPDELYHLAGQSHVGASFDIPETTCEFTAMGTLKLLEIIRDLEQKPKFLHISSSEIFGRPDQSPQNEMTPMRPVTPYGIAKAFATQMVTLYRESFGLFACNAICYNHESPLRGESFVTRKITRAAAAIARKHQESVSLGSLDGRRDWGFAAEYVDAMWRMLQHDHADDFVLATGTHHSVKDFLDASFKAVDLDWQDFVKQDPRYMRPSEGTRLVGDASKAERELGWKAETTLPKLAELMVEADLQRIDASETKPAF; this is encoded by the coding sequence ATGAAAACAGCTCTGATTACCGGCATCACCGGGCAAGACGGTTCGTACCTCACCGAACTGTTGATTTCTAAGGGCTACTCGGTTCACGGAATTGTTCGCCGCAGTAGTACGACGGTTCGGGCGCGGCTCGATCATCTCTTTCATCGCGAAGACATCTACAACAAACGTCTGTTCCTTCACTACGCGGACTTGGCAGATACGACGACGATTCGTCGAATCATGCTGAAGTGCACCCCCGATGAACTTTATCATCTTGCCGGCCAGAGTCATGTCGGTGCCAGTTTCGACATCCCAGAAACGACGTGTGAATTTACCGCGATGGGAACGCTGAAGCTGTTGGAAATCATTCGTGATTTGGAACAAAAACCAAAGTTCCTTCACATCAGTAGTAGCGAAATTTTTGGCCGTCCGGACCAGTCACCCCAGAACGAGATGACTCCCATGCGACCGGTCACACCATACGGAATCGCCAAAGCATTCGCGACTCAAATGGTGACGCTTTACCGTGAGTCGTTCGGTTTGTTCGCCTGCAATGCGATCTGTTACAACCACGAATCTCCGTTGCGAGGCGAATCGTTTGTGACGCGAAAGATCACTCGAGCTGCCGCCGCGATCGCACGTAAACATCAAGAATCCGTATCGCTCGGTTCTCTCGACGGACGCCGCGACTGGGGATTCGCTGCTGAATACGTCGATGCCATGTGGCGGATGCTTCAACACGACCATGCCGATGACTTCGTCTTGGCCACGGGAACACACCACAGCGTTAAAGATTTCCTGGACGCATCTTTCAAAGCCGTTGATTTGGATTGGCAGGACTTCGTAAAACAAGACCCCCGATACATGCGACCTTCCGAAGGAACACGATTGGTAGGGGACGCCAGTAAAGCCGAACGTGAACTCGGTTGGAAAGCGGAGACGACACTCCCCAAGCTTGCCGAATTGATGGTCGAAGCAGACTTACAGCGCATTGATGCTTCGGAAACAAAGCCCGCGTTTTGA
- a CDS encoding glycosyltransferase family 4 protein: protein MLKRPQIVFLNRSYWPDIEATGQLLTDLSVDLARQLDIHVVCGQPNFPEPDRSFIRSGIEVRRNVTIHRLSHRTYQKNSRNPFGRVMSMISFYRAACRYLRQANLSADVIVSQTDPFLLPLAGAQHARRTGARHCVYLQDIYPDVAEAIGKLRMPLLGRSIRRQLRQAYQSADKIIVLGRCMRQRLTGRRWAIDPQKIAILPNWADCSHLEPIEPYDNHFRLRHRVHDRFVVMHSGNMGLTQRLEVLIRAAAEPEWPTRAKLLLVGDGASRDRLIAFADQLGLTEDRIEFMPYQRRENLAESLSAADVHVVSMHEQIAGCLCPSKLYGILSVGRPVIAIADQATDLSRLVAEKNLGWCVRPGQSKQIARTVAQAEAESTRLFALPHIEKSRQQAARNIALTEYDRPVIAERFSCLLHDMVQQSTKIHPAHATPMAPILPVGPTANSDIALLP from the coding sequence TTGCTTAAACGACCACAAATTGTTTTTCTGAACCGGTCTTACTGGCCGGACATCGAAGCGACGGGACAATTGCTGACCGACCTTAGCGTCGATCTTGCACGGCAATTGGACATTCATGTCGTTTGTGGGCAACCGAATTTCCCGGAACCCGATCGCTCTTTTATTCGGTCCGGGATCGAAGTTCGTCGCAACGTCACGATTCATCGCCTGAGCCATCGCACCTACCAAAAGAACAGTAGGAATCCGTTCGGCCGCGTGATGAGTATGATCTCGTTTTACAGGGCCGCTTGTCGGTACCTAAGACAAGCGAACCTCTCAGCCGATGTCATTGTCAGCCAGACCGATCCGTTTTTACTGCCGCTCGCTGGGGCACAGCACGCGCGTCGAACGGGTGCACGCCACTGCGTCTACCTTCAGGATATTTACCCGGATGTCGCCGAAGCGATCGGCAAACTTCGCATGCCGCTACTGGGGCGATCGATTCGCCGTCAACTTCGGCAAGCGTATCAGTCGGCCGACAAGATCATTGTTCTCGGACGCTGCATGCGTCAGCGTTTGACAGGACGCCGATGGGCGATCGATCCGCAGAAGATCGCGATTCTTCCCAATTGGGCAGACTGTTCTCACCTCGAACCCATCGAACCTTACGACAACCACTTCCGTCTCCGTCATCGCGTCCACGACCGCTTTGTGGTCATGCATTCCGGTAACATGGGTCTGACACAACGCTTGGAAGTTCTAATCCGAGCTGCCGCCGAACCAGAATGGCCAACGCGTGCCAAACTGCTTCTAGTGGGCGACGGAGCTTCGCGAGACCGCTTAATCGCGTTTGCAGACCAACTCGGTCTCACGGAAGACAGAATCGAGTTCATGCCGTATCAGAGACGCGAGAATCTTGCCGAAAGCTTGTCTGCGGCCGATGTTCACGTCGTGTCCATGCACGAACAGATTGCGGGTTGCTTATGCCCCAGCAAACTTTACGGGATATTGTCAGTCGGACGCCCAGTGATCGCGATCGCCGATCAGGCAACCGATCTTAGTCGTCTCGTTGCGGAGAAAAATCTTGGTTGGTGTGTCCGCCCTGGCCAATCAAAACAAATCGCACGAACTGTCGCGCAGGCCGAGGCAGAGTCGACCCGTTTATTCGCTCTTCCTCACATCGAGAAAAGTCGCCAGCAGGCGGCGAGAAACATCGCCCTGACGGAATACGATCGCCCAGTCATCGCCGAACGATTTTCTTGCCTCTTGCATGACATGGTCCAACAATCGACCAAGATACATCCCGCCCATGCCACCCCCATGGCCCCGATCCTTCCGGTTGGGCCTACGGCTAACTCTGACATCGCCCTCTTACCTTGA